A single genomic interval of Salmo trutta chromosome 13, fSalTru1.1, whole genome shotgun sequence harbors:
- the LOC115205559 gene encoding stimulator of interferon genes protein, whose protein sequence is MQQLGGEECLVPRPRGSLPKACAIGLASVVMVAILVLEPEGFFRHVSTAILILTVGPLLHGVFLLSEECLHHATTRYRGRRLGQMVTACVGVCTLLGVGLAVLLFVLTKPQLWRDQWSMVILACVLYPLLKTLGVLGPSEVEVSEICETRKMNVAHGLAWSFHLGYLNLVLPRLEGSITAFRASHNAGPFETRGSRKLLILLPLNANITHTLEDEDTNIHFHDNLPDTEIDRAGVRGRVYKHSVYTVLDKDKQAHHCVVEYATPLLTLYKMSQESSAGFGERDRREQVLLFYRTLQDILDRSVECRNRYRLILLNDEHEDDPHYLSNAILKNLDQQEKEEFYVPPFIPQPEVDHPFHALPIIDDWHRAEPMSRVPTIMISHDMPRTLREPVENSEDLSP, encoded by the exons ATGCAGCAATTGGGAGGGGAGGAGTGTCTGGTCCCTCGGCCTCGTGGGAGTTTACCCAAAGCCTGTGCGATAGGATTGGCTTCTGTGGTGATGGTGGCCATCTTGGTTTTGGAGCCTGAGGGCTTCTTCAGACACGTTTCCACAGCAATACTCATCCTGACTGTGGGGCCCTTGCTGCACGGAGTGTTTCTTCTCTCAGAGGAATGTCTTCATCATGCAACTACCAG gtACCGTGGTCGGAGGctgggtcagatggtgacagccTGTGTGGGTGTATGTACCCTCCTGGGTGTGGGGTTGGCAGTGCTGCTGTTTGTCTTGACCAAGCCCCAGCTCTGGAGGGACCAGTGGAGCATGGTTATCCTGGCCTGtgtcctctaccctctactcAAAACCCTGGGAGTACTG GGTCCGTCTGAGGTGGAGGTGTCAGAGATCTGTGAGACGAGGAAGATGAACGTGGCTCATGGCCTGGCTTGGTCTTTCCACCTGGGCTACCTCAACCTGGTTCTGCCTC GGTTGGAGGGTTCTATCACAGCGTTCCGTGCTTCACATAATGCAGGTCCGTTTGAGACCAGGGGTTCCAGAAAGctcctcattctcctccctcTCAACGCAAACATTACTCACACGCTGGAGGACGAGGATACAAACATCCATTTCCATGACAACCTCCCTGACACAGAGATCGACAGGGCAGGTGTCAGGGGGCGTGTCTACAAGCACAGTGTCTACACCGTATTGGACAAGGACAAACAG gccCATCACTGTGTTGTGGAGTATGCCACCCCTCTGCTGACCCTGTATAAGATGTCTCAGGAGAGCAGTGCAGGGTttggggagagggacaggagagagcaGGTGCTGCTGTTCTACAGGACTctacaggacatactggaccgcTCAGTGGAGTGCAGGAACCGCTACCGACTCATCCTGCTCAACG ATGAACATGAGGATGACCCTCACTACCTGTCCAACGCCATTCTGAAGAACCTGGATCAGCAGGAGAAAGAAGAGTTCTATGTTCCCCCTTTCATCCCTCAGCCTGAGGTGGACCACCCATTCCATGCCCTGCCCATCATAGACGACTGGCACCGAGCTGAGCCAATGAGCAGGGTGCCTACGATCATGATCAGTCATGACATGCCACGTACGCTCAGGGAACCGGTTGAGAATTCGGAAGACCTTTCTCCATGA
- the LOC115205557 gene encoding DNA damage-inducible transcript 4-like protein, whose amino-acid sequence MVFTPALVFGHGMLIMSEEDSEVERKFLYQITSSDKKDTRRGSLANSSRKGLDFEMTLDCEERILQQDMIRQIESCLSEAKESNLRCRVLLLPHPLTAKVARDVVRSSVGEPCGLRGAFIQVYLETKQGLQLQTLGTISPDPTVTPTFELSVVFKLDKDGWPPLKHIFVTDKLLKLRPQYRLVKKKLYSSASPVIHEFS is encoded by the exons ATGGTCTTTACCCCGGCTTTGGTCTTCGGACACGGAATGCTCATTATGTCTGAAGAGGATAGCGAAGTCGAGCGAAAGTTTCTCTATCAAATCACATCGAGCGACAAAAAAGATACCCGTCGGGGCAGCCTTGCGAATTCATCAAGGAAAG gtctggactttgaaaTGACTCTAGACTGTGAGGAGCGAATACTCCAGCAGGACATGATCAGGCAGATCGAGAGTTGTCTCTCTGAAGCTAAAGAATCGAATCTGCGCTGCCGGGTGCTGCTGCTTCCCCACCCGCTGACCGCAAAGGTTGCCCGGGACGTGGTGCGTTCCTCAGTTGGAGAACCGTGTGGGCTCCGCGGGGCCTTCATACAGGTCTATTTGGAGACAAAACAGGGCCTTCAGCTGCAGACGCTGGGCACTATATCACCCGACCCGACCGTTACTCCTACCTTCGAGCTGTCTGTAGTGTTCAAGCTGGACAAAGACGGTTGGCCTCCTCTCAAGCACATATTCGTTACCGACAAGTTGTTGAAATTACGACCCCAGTACCGGCTGGTCAAGAAGAAATTGTATTCCTCCGCGAGCCCTGTCATACACGAGTTTAGCTGA